In Fibrobacter sp. UWR3, one DNA window encodes the following:
- a CDS encoding MlaD family protein, which yields MNKSDRIIGYISLLALLALFAGIAYGMFEAHEHVTYKAYVDFDELGSLQPEDPVVIRGYNVGTIGKVTWLGDRARVEIKFDEPRTIREGTQFNNVNYAIMGQRRLEIVPNKHGKVLPQDFIHQGTFEPGISEALRYMEDVNAQITRVREVIMLIANGDSTHQSAQELYENVMGTIEGILENADKTIDKLNPAINGLVKQINEAGNTVATMTDQVDTTVKTTTDALNAKIGEAENVIKSIAEGTEKAEKMIADIENSPAMNKLMNSTEIVDKVADLTKKMNELIAAIDTKGIKMYDDQGKEVKLFTWKNTNLIGKTAREKAKLRAEKGEALPGSEEVEGE from the coding sequence ATGAACAAGTCCGACAGGATTATAGGCTACATTTCGCTCCTGGCGCTCCTCGCCCTCTTTGCGGGCATTGCCTACGGCATGTTCGAGGCGCACGAGCACGTGACCTACAAGGCATACGTCGATTTTGACGAACTGGGCTCGCTACAGCCCGAAGACCCGGTGGTCATCCGCGGCTACAACGTGGGCACTATCGGCAAGGTAACATGGCTGGGCGACCGCGCCCGCGTGGAAATCAAGTTCGACGAGCCCCGCACCATCCGCGAGGGCACGCAGTTCAACAACGTGAACTACGCCATCATGGGCCAGCGCAGGCTCGAGATTGTGCCGAACAAGCACGGCAAGGTGCTCCCGCAGGACTTTATCCACCAGGGAACGTTCGAGCCGGGAATTTCCGAGGCGCTCCGCTACATGGAAGACGTGAACGCGCAGATTACCCGCGTCCGCGAGGTGATAATGCTTATCGCGAACGGGGATTCCACCCACCAGTCCGCGCAGGAACTCTACGAGAACGTGATGGGTACCATCGAGGGAATCCTCGAGAACGCCGACAAGACCATCGACAAGCTGAACCCCGCCATAAACGGTCTCGTGAAGCAGATAAACGAGGCGGGCAACACGGTAGCAACCATGACAGACCAGGTCGATACCACGGTGAAGACGACGACTGACGCCCTGAATGCCAAGATAGGCGAAGCCGAGAACGTCATCAAATCCATCGCCGAGGGTACGGAAAAAGCCGAGAAGATGATTGCCGACATCGAGAACTCCCCCGCCATGAACAAGCTCATGAATTCCACCGAAATCGTGGACAAGGTCGCCGACCTCACCAAGAAGATGAACGAGCTCATCGCGGCCATCGACACGAAGGGAATCAAGATGTACGACGACCAGGGCAAGGAAGTAAAGCTCTTTACCTGGAAGAACACGAACCTTATCGGCAAGACTGCCCGCGAGAAGGCGAAACTCCGCGCCGAGAAGGGCGAAGCACTGCCGGGTTCGGAAGAGGTCGAGGGCGAATAG
- a CDS encoding nucleotidyl transferase AbiEii/AbiGii toxin family protein, with the protein MIDLNYIKNFFPPQIANNPLFAKQMLKEYLLLMILDYISSSEYVSRLSFIGGTNLRLIKKIDRFSEDLDFDCKDLSKEDFILLTDNIIRYLQGNGLNAVVKQKESERITAFRRSIYFPELLFTLKLSGHREERLLVKIEAEDQGVGYKPQIVNVSGCGFFFPLQVPPDDILCAMKISALLSRGKGRDFYDCMFLLPQVSPNMDFLQKRNGIKDLRSLKKELLKVADTVDLNMKKRDFEHLLFNVHSSEKILQFKEFVENWL; encoded by the coding sequence ATGATTGATTTGAACTACATCAAGAATTTCTTTCCGCCACAAATTGCGAACAATCCTCTGTTTGCAAAGCAGATGCTCAAGGAGTATCTGTTGCTGATGATTCTTGACTACATTTCTAGTTCGGAATATGTGAGTCGTCTCTCCTTTATTGGCGGAACAAATCTCCGGCTAATCAAGAAGATAGACAGGTTCTCCGAAGACCTGGATTTTGACTGCAAGGATCTTTCCAAGGAAGACTTTATTTTACTTACAGACAACATAATTCGATACCTGCAGGGGAATGGGTTGAATGCAGTCGTCAAGCAAAAGGAAAGTGAACGGATAACCGCATTCCGGCGAAGCATCTATTTCCCGGAACTGCTCTTTACACTGAAGTTGAGCGGCCATAGGGAAGAACGTTTGCTGGTAAAGATTGAAGCCGAAGATCAGGGTGTTGGATACAAGCCTCAGATAGTAAACGTGAGCGGATGCGGGTTCTTTTTCCCGTTGCAGGTTCCTCCTGATGACATTCTTTGCGCAATGAAAATTTCAGCGCTTTTGTCCCGTGGCAAGGGGCGGGATTTTTACGATTGTATGTTCCTTTTGCCTCAAGTTAGCCCGAATATGGATTTCTTGCAAAAGAGAAACGGCATCAAGGATTTGCGTAGTCTAAAAAAAGAACTCCTGAAAGTCGCCGATACCGTTGACCTAAACATGAAAAAGCGGGATTTCGAACATCTGCTGTTCAATGTCCACTCTAGCGAAAAAATCCTGCAGTTCAAGGAATTCGTAGAAAACTGGTTGTAA
- a CDS encoding SGNH/GDSL hydrolase family protein, which yields MKNILVMALLCSLCLASCSNSVSYSEDSTDVPVLEWTWVPYDSDVLQISGRTNYEKGDFLILSWSASSVTIAFRGTALEMKGWTNNIVYLDVFVDGEEDPSSLIKLTYSEEDSLNEPVSVPVVSDLPYGEHVVTLYKRTGSNFGDWRVYGMRVLGRAEKDLLPARPERRIEFVGNSIACGCDVLMPVPGQEFDLYFESSYYSYAGQTAKMLHAEEHNICSGGHGVYLNYDGSTALALPVVYNRTATLSLDAVAWDHSKWHPDIVVVNLGTNDFASRMIDSTRFVNATVNFIRKIRSYHPEAKIVLLDGPMLTGDYMVRCRQYLDTAKAILEGEGVDELYRFSFDPHGESAYNVYYHPTREEAAADAQSLTAWIRSEFGWN from the coding sequence GTGAAGAATATTCTCGTCATGGCGTTGCTCTGTTCCCTTTGCCTAGCTTCTTGCAGCAACAGTGTTTCCTATTCAGAAGATTCTACCGATGTTCCCGTGCTGGAATGGACTTGGGTCCCTTATGATTCGGACGTATTGCAGATTTCCGGGCGCACCAATTACGAAAAAGGCGACTTCCTGATTCTTTCGTGGTCGGCGTCTTCCGTTACGATTGCCTTTCGCGGAACCGCCCTGGAGATGAAGGGCTGGACAAACAATATCGTCTATCTTGATGTCTTTGTGGATGGGGAAGAAGACCCTTCCTCCCTGATAAAGCTTACCTATTCCGAGGAAGATTCGCTGAACGAGCCTGTATCTGTACCTGTAGTTTCGGACCTGCCCTATGGCGAACATGTTGTTACTTTGTATAAAAGGACTGGCAGCAACTTTGGTGACTGGCGCGTGTATGGAATGCGGGTGCTGGGCCGTGCGGAGAAGGATTTGTTGCCCGCTAGGCCGGAGCGCCGGATTGAGTTTGTCGGGAATTCTATTGCCTGCGGTTGCGATGTGCTGATGCCTGTGCCGGGGCAGGAATTTGACCTGTATTTTGAAAGCTCATACTACAGTTATGCAGGGCAGACGGCAAAGATGCTACATGCGGAGGAACATAACATCTGTAGCGGCGGTCACGGGGTCTATCTCAATTACGATGGTTCTACGGCCCTTGCTCTTCCGGTTGTGTATAACAGGACGGCGACGCTGTCGCTCGATGCGGTTGCATGGGACCATAGCAAGTGGCATCCCGATATTGTCGTGGTAAACCTGGGCACGAACGATTTTGCAAGCAGGATGATTGATTCTACCCGATTTGTGAACGCGACCGTAAACTTTATCCGAAAGATACGTTCTTACCATCCGGAGGCAAAGATTGTATTGCTGGATGGCCCGATGCTTACCGGGGATTACATGGTGAGATGCCGCCAGTACCTGGACACCGCGAAGGCGATTCTTGAAGGCGAGGGTGTTGATGAATTGTACAGGTTCTCGTTTGACCCGCATGGAGAGTCTGCGTATAACGTTTACTACCACCCGACAAGGGAAGAGGCCGCTGCGGATGCCCAAAGCCTGACCGCGTGGATACGCTCGGAATTCGGGTGGAATTAG
- the rpsF gene encoding 30S ribosomal protein S6, with protein sequence MRQYETMVIIDAMISDDAINAEVETIGKSITDGNGEILRRDDWGKRKLAYTINKRQHGYYVIFYYKAEAAVVAAMEAALKLNENVLRWMTLADYPMSEIVYNKDMAQSTEEIIPVDAEEGEAE encoded by the coding sequence ATGAGACAATACGAAACGATGGTGATCATCGACGCTATGATCTCTGACGACGCTATCAATGCCGAAGTCGAGACGATTGGCAAGAGCATCACCGACGGCAACGGCGAAATTCTCCGCCGTGACGACTGGGGCAAGCGCAAGCTCGCTTACACCATCAACAAGCGCCAGCACGGTTACTACGTGATCTTCTACTACAAGGCAGAAGCCGCTGTGGTCGCCGCTATGGAAGCCGCTCTCAAGCTTAACGAAAACGTCCTCCGCTGGATGACTCTCGCTGATTATCCGATGAGCGAAATCGTCTACAACAAGGACATGGCTCAGTCTACCGAGGAAATCATCCCGGTTGACGCAGAAGAAGGGGAGGCTGAATAA
- the rpsR gene encoding 30S ribosomal protein S18, translating into MAFEDKKQATRVRRKKTCWFTENNVKFIDYKDEKTLRRFISERGKIIPRRISGTSAKYQRMLNEAIKRARQMAILPFVSDSLR; encoded by the coding sequence ATGGCTTTTGAAGATAAGAAGCAGGCTACCCGTGTCCGCCGCAAGAAGACTTGCTGGTTCACGGAAAACAACGTCAAGTTCATTGACTACAAGGACGAGAAGACTCTCCGTCGCTTCATCTCTGAACGTGGCAAGATCATCCCGCGCCGCATCTCCGGCACCTCTGCCAAGTACCAGCGTATGCTGAACGAGGCTATCAAGCGTGCCCGTCAGATGGCCATTCTCCCGTTCGTTTCGGACAGTCTGCGCTAA
- a CDS encoding efflux RND transporter periplasmic adaptor subunit, whose amino-acid sequence MKKFTVFVFVALFLAACGGEDSAASGAKGAGAPGKGGPSGKGGPGGRPAREIAVEGYIAEAHEGGKTFSAMATLEPLNSVELTAATSGRLMNLYAKDGAQVQKGTLLAKIDDSELRAQLKQAESNKQLAQQKYDRAKGLYEKDGATKADMEAAEASLKSAEASVELIRAQIAKTEVRAPFAGKLGFVNVSVGAWLTTGTSVATLSEVKKLKAKFALPQRYASALKPGDAVELKDEERNISASGKVKALEAGLSESSRTRQVLVEVNNAGGELLAGSYAKVNVTMQAGVAKSIPIPAEAFTLDKDGAYVFVATGGKAKIKHVQTGLRTPITVDVTGGLDEGDTVITSGLISLREGISVRIREIRHNADYEVE is encoded by the coding sequence GTGAAAAAGTTTACTGTATTCGTTTTTGTAGCCCTTTTCCTTGCCGCCTGCGGTGGCGAAGATTCCGCTGCGAGCGGTGCGAAGGGTGCCGGTGCTCCGGGCAAGGGTGGCCCGAGCGGGAAAGGCGGACCGGGAGGCAGGCCTGCACGCGAGATTGCTGTGGAAGGCTATATTGCCGAAGCCCACGAGGGCGGCAAGACGTTCTCTGCGATGGCGACGCTCGAACCCCTCAACAGTGTGGAACTGACCGCGGCAACATCCGGCAGACTCATGAACCTTTATGCGAAGGACGGCGCCCAGGTGCAGAAGGGCACGCTCCTTGCAAAGATTGACGATTCCGAACTCAGGGCGCAGCTCAAGCAGGCGGAATCGAACAAGCAGCTCGCCCAGCAGAAGTACGACCGCGCGAAGGGGCTCTACGAGAAGGATGGTGCGACGAAGGCCGACATGGAAGCGGCGGAAGCGTCGCTCAAGTCTGCGGAAGCGTCGGTGGAACTCATCAGGGCGCAGATTGCGAAGACCGAAGTTCGTGCCCCGTTCGCTGGCAAGCTCGGTTTCGTGAACGTTTCGGTGGGCGCGTGGCTCACGACCGGGACCTCGGTCGCAACTCTCAGCGAAGTGAAGAAGTTGAAGGCGAAATTCGCCCTCCCGCAGCGCTATGCATCGGCCCTCAAGCCGGGCGATGCCGTGGAACTCAAGGACGAGGAACGCAATATTTCTGCAAGCGGCAAGGTGAAGGCCCTGGAAGCGGGACTTTCGGAAAGTAGCCGTACCCGCCAGGTGTTGGTGGAAGTCAATAACGCAGGGGGCGAACTCCTTGCGGGTTCTTATGCGAAGGTGAATGTGACTATGCAGGCGGGAGTCGCAAAGAGCATCCCGATTCCGGCCGAGGCGTTTACGCTGGACAAGGACGGCGCCTACGTGTTCGTGGCTACGGGCGGGAAGGCGAAAATCAAGCACGTACAGACCGGGCTCCGCACGCCGATTACGGTCGATGTGACCGGAGGGCTCGACGAGGGCGATACCGTGATTACTTCGGGCCTCATTAGCCTGCGCGAAGGCATTTCCGTGCGCATCCGTGAAATCCGCCACAACGCCGATTACGAAGTGGAGTAA
- a CDS encoding efflux RND transporter permease subunit, which yields MSVANLSVRRPVLMTVMALVIILLGAFGASNLGVREYPNVDYPLIQVRTSYPGANAAVVEAEVTEILEASINSASGIKALTSTSRDGFSFINIEFETGMDLEAAANEIRDRVSRVRRRLPDDVDEPTVYKSDSDNDPILMVSLVSDKLDPMEVSEIANNFVKERLQTINGVSEVAIWGEKRPTVRLWIDPVRLQALGVSGAEMSAALKRGNLELPSGSIEGSETTLSIRTLGRILDPKAFENIAVKTAADGTVIRISDVADIHYEPKDTRTGFRRNGKNSITLALMAQPGSNHVEIANEFYRRVEDIRREIPEGVQVLYGRDTSINIRASIKEVVETIFIAFLLVIAIIFAFLRQARTTLIPMVVVPVAVIGSFFVLYLCGFSINVLTLLAMVLAIGLVVDDAIVIVENIYHKIERGMTPKQAAVAGTNEIFFAVIATSVVLMAVFVPVLALGGTTGLLFREFVAVMIGTVFLSTLCALTLSPMLCSKFLSRQKQGWFFRVTEPFFDWLNRIYAVLLGGFLKLRFLLFPVVAGLLAIAYLCFNNMSSEMAPTEDSNAVMVNLNMPEGVTLTRTKRMADAFAEEVIALMDTNEYTEIQAGAWNAGNSRMRIFLNADKKARRPQSEIARSIQVLGNEYPDLRVMVFEPQSISTQRGGLPVQFVLQAPNIEILRTLVPKFEEEASKSPVFSVVNTNLRFTKPELHIEILRDKANEEGVSVNDIAQAVQLAISDQSYGEFYKDGRQYDIIGAVGYQYRSMPENISMLTVKNAKGELVSLDNFITFSEQSASPSLPRFNRFSAATIQAGLVPGKTIGDGVEEMRRIAKHLLKDYPSVSTALSGSSKEFEESSSGLYIVFLLALALVFLVLAGQFESFRAPFVIFFTVPLALAGALACLFITGQTLNIFSEIALILLIALVTKNGILIVEFANQIAANTGCSKLEAARLAAERRFRPILMTSLSTVLGAVPLIMTGTPSRIAMGIAIAGGLTFATFLSLFIVPAAYSFFAGKVDATTATDASKMA from the coding sequence ATGAGTGTCGCGAACCTTTCCGTACGTCGCCCGGTACTCATGACGGTGATGGCGCTTGTCATCATCCTGCTCGGTGCGTTTGGCGCAAGCAACCTGGGCGTGCGCGAATACCCGAACGTCGACTATCCCTTGATTCAGGTGCGTACCTCGTACCCGGGCGCGAACGCCGCGGTGGTGGAGGCCGAAGTCACCGAAATCTTGGAAGCATCCATCAACAGTGCGTCGGGCATCAAGGCGCTTACCTCCACGAGCCGAGACGGCTTCTCGTTCATCAACATCGAGTTTGAAACGGGAATGGACTTGGAGGCGGCTGCGAACGAAATCCGCGACCGCGTGAGCCGCGTGCGCCGCAGACTCCCCGACGATGTGGACGAGCCGACGGTCTACAAGTCTGATAGCGATAACGACCCAATTTTGATGGTGAGCCTCGTGAGCGACAAGCTCGATCCGATGGAAGTTTCCGAAATCGCGAACAACTTTGTAAAGGAACGCCTGCAGACCATCAACGGTGTGTCTGAAGTCGCCATCTGGGGCGAAAAGCGCCCGACGGTGCGCCTGTGGATTGATCCGGTGCGCCTGCAGGCACTTGGCGTTTCGGGAGCCGAGATGTCGGCGGCGCTCAAACGCGGCAACCTGGAACTGCCCTCCGGTTCTATCGAGGGTAGCGAGACGACGCTTTCTATCCGCACGCTGGGCCGCATTCTGGACCCGAAAGCGTTCGAGAATATCGCGGTAAAGACGGCTGCCGACGGGACCGTCATCCGCATTTCCGATGTGGCGGATATCCATTACGAACCGAAGGACACGCGTACCGGGTTCCGCCGTAACGGCAAGAACTCCATCACGCTCGCCCTGATGGCGCAGCCGGGTAGTAACCACGTGGAAATTGCGAACGAGTTCTACAGGCGCGTGGAGGATATCCGCCGCGAGATTCCCGAGGGCGTGCAGGTGCTTTACGGGCGTGATACCTCCATCAACATCCGCGCTTCCATCAAGGAGGTGGTGGAAACCATCTTCATCGCGTTCCTGCTGGTGATTGCGATTATCTTTGCCTTCCTGCGGCAGGCCCGCACGACGCTCATCCCGATGGTGGTGGTGCCGGTGGCCGTTATCGGAAGCTTCTTCGTGCTGTACCTGTGCGGGTTCAGTATCAACGTGCTGACCCTGCTTGCGATGGTCTTGGCGATTGGCCTCGTGGTGGACGATGCCATCGTGATTGTGGAAAACATCTACCACAAGATTGAACGCGGAATGACGCCCAAGCAGGCGGCGGTCGCGGGTACAAACGAAATCTTCTTCGCGGTGATTGCGACCTCGGTCGTTTTGATGGCGGTGTTCGTGCCGGTGCTTGCGCTGGGCGGTACAACGGGCTTACTTTTCCGCGAGTTCGTGGCGGTGATGATCGGGACTGTTTTCCTCTCGACGCTCTGTGCGCTTACGCTCTCGCCGATGCTCTGTTCCAAGTTCCTGAGCCGCCAAAAACAGGGCTGGTTCTTCCGCGTTACCGAGCCGTTCTTTGACTGGCTCAACCGCATTTACGCTGTGCTTCTCGGTGGGTTCCTCAAGTTGCGATTCTTGCTTTTCCCGGTAGTGGCGGGCCTCCTGGCTATTGCGTACCTCTGCTTCAACAACATGAGTAGCGAGATGGCCCCGACGGAAGACTCCAACGCGGTCATGGTGAACCTGAACATGCCCGAAGGCGTGACGCTCACGCGCACCAAGCGCATGGCCGATGCCTTTGCTGAAGAAGTCATCGCGCTCATGGATACCAACGAGTATACCGAAATTCAGGCGGGCGCTTGGAACGCGGGCAACTCCAGAATGCGCATATTCCTGAACGCTGACAAGAAAGCGCGCCGCCCGCAGAGCGAAATCGCCCGCAGCATCCAAGTGCTCGGTAATGAGTACCCCGATTTGCGCGTGATGGTTTTTGAACCGCAGAGCATCAGCACGCAGCGCGGTGGCCTCCCGGTACAGTTTGTGTTGCAGGCCCCGAATATTGAAATCTTGCGCACGCTCGTGCCCAAGTTCGAGGAAGAGGCGAGCAAGAGCCCGGTGTTCAGCGTGGTGAACACGAACCTGAGATTCACGAAGCCCGAATTGCATATCGAGATTCTGCGCGACAAGGCGAACGAGGAAGGCGTTTCGGTGAACGACATCGCGCAGGCGGTGCAACTTGCGATAAGCGATCAGAGTTATGGCGAATTCTACAAGGACGGACGCCAGTACGATATCATCGGTGCGGTGGGTTACCAGTATCGCAGTATGCCCGAGAACATCTCGATGCTCACGGTCAAGAACGCGAAGGGCGAACTTGTGAGTCTCGATAACTTCATTACGTTCAGCGAGCAGTCCGCATCGCCGTCGCTCCCGCGATTCAACCGATTCTCTGCGGCCACCATCCAGGCGGGCCTTGTTCCCGGGAAGACGATTGGCGACGGCGTGGAGGAGATGCGCCGGATTGCGAAGCACCTCCTGAAGGATTACCCGAGCGTGAGTACCGCATTGAGCGGGTCGTCGAAGGAGTTCGAGGAAAGTTCCAGCGGGCTCTACATCGTGTTCCTCTTGGCGCTTGCGCTTGTGTTCCTGGTGCTTGCGGGGCAATTCGAAAGTTTCCGCGCTCCCTTCGTGATATTCTTTACGGTGCCTCTTGCGCTTGCGGGCGCGCTCGCCTGCCTGTTCATTACCGGCCAGACGCTCAATATCTTTAGCGAGATTGCGCTCATCTTGCTTATCGCACTCGTGACGAAGAACGGCATATTGATTGTGGAATTTGCAAACCAGATTGCGGCGAATACCGGGTGCTCTAAGCTCGAGGCGGCTCGGCTAGCGGCTGAACGCCGCTTCCGCCCAATCCTCATGACGAGCCTTTCCACAGTGTTGGGCGCGGTGCCGCTCATCATGACCGGCACCCCGAGCCGCATTGCGATGGGCATCGCCATTGCGGGTGGCCTCACGTTTGCCACGTTCCTCTCGCTGTTTATTGTGCCTGCGGCCTACAGCTTCTTTGCGGGCAAGGTCGATGCAACGACTGCTACCGACGCGTCGAAAATGGCATAG
- a CDS encoding DUF5683 domain-containing protein has protein sequence MHKFHLVACFAGLLAVQSFAQPRDLFAEFEAEAEAAQSSETVVSSSSAAVSSSSVAPVSSAALSSSSVAPSSSSVANSSSVEASSSSVAPADTAAPVVADTTAPAVADTTAPADTTVADSAAGDSAKPMTPEEAYAAEMRRLSEENRIRDSLAALSSSSSEQPAPDISSSSMSRRDLLGPVKVSKVYGIDDMKGRYKSPRKALFMSLVVPGSGQLYVGGSTFTYVRGGAYLALEAALWGSWAYFSVYKYNDQVKKYKKFAREHYSIGRYEAGMRELVGQLSDETEESRFETRYMNSRESFCEAIYGNASSAGCYTANRLFYNDKSHYDRFSVGNPTSLENEIESVGSFYDGSAVYQQIADRAYVLGWDDVEEPAVAMNLELEDDEPSDGIVPLAKSSNMDEYRSMRSKANDYADLQVWFFGGLILNHIVSAIDAAFTANAHNKTLYSEELSWYDRLHFDSYVSIFNGLDVGVQASWGF, from the coding sequence ATGCATAAGTTTCATTTAGTGGCATGTTTTGCCGGTCTTTTGGCAGTGCAGTCCTTTGCGCAGCCGCGTGACCTTTTTGCGGAGTTCGAGGCGGAAGCCGAGGCTGCCCAGTCGAGCGAGACGGTTGTTTCGTCCAGTTCGGCGGCTGTCTCCAGCAGTAGCGTCGCACCTGTTTCTAGTGCAGCGCTGTCATCGAGTTCTGTGGCACCCTCCAGTTCGAGTGTGGCGAACAGTTCTTCTGTAGAGGCTTCTTCAAGTTCTGTGGCTCCGGCTGATACTGCCGCCCCTGTTGTTGCAGACACGACCGCCCCTGCCGTCGCGGATACGACTGCTCCGGCCGACACCACTGTTGCAGATTCCGCTGCCGGCGATTCTGCGAAGCCGATGACCCCCGAAGAGGCCTATGCAGCAGAGATGAGGAGACTTTCGGAAGAAAACCGTATCCGCGATTCGCTTGCGGCCCTCAGTTCCAGCAGTTCCGAACAGCCTGCACCGGATATTTCGTCCAGTTCCATGAGTCGCCGAGACCTGCTTGGCCCGGTGAAGGTTTCGAAGGTCTATGGCATTGACGATATGAAGGGCCGTTACAAGAGCCCGCGCAAGGCGCTGTTCATGTCGCTCGTGGTGCCGGGTTCCGGCCAGCTCTATGTGGGCGGTTCGACGTTCACGTATGTGCGCGGTGGTGCCTACCTTGCGCTCGAAGCGGCCCTGTGGGGCAGTTGGGCCTATTTCTCGGTGTACAAGTACAACGACCAGGTCAAGAAGTACAAGAAGTTTGCCAGGGAACACTATTCCATTGGCCGTTACGAGGCGGGCATGCGTGAACTTGTGGGCCAGCTTTCTGACGAGACGGAAGAATCCCGCTTCGAGACCCGCTACATGAATAGTCGTGAAAGTTTCTGCGAGGCCATCTACGGCAACGCGTCTTCGGCGGGTTGCTATACGGCGAACAGGCTTTTCTACAACGACAAGAGCCATTACGACCGCTTCTCTGTGGGCAACCCCACGTCGCTCGAGAACGAAATCGAGTCGGTCGGTTCGTTCTATGATGGTTCTGCGGTCTACCAGCAGATTGCGGACAGGGCTTATGTGCTCGGTTGGGACGATGTGGAAGAACCGGCGGTTGCCATGAACCTCGAACTCGAGGACGACGAGCCTTCCGACGGAATTGTGCCGCTCGCGAAATCCTCGAACATGGACGAGTACCGCTCCATGCGCAGCAAGGCGAATGACTACGCCGATTTGCAGGTGTGGTTCTTCGGCGGGCTTATCCTCAACCACATTGTTTCGGCCATCGACGCCGCGTTTACGGCGAACGCTCACAACAAGACGCTCTACTCCGAGGAACTTTCGTGGTATGACCGCCTTCACTTCGATAGCTACGTGAGCATCTTTAACGGGCTCGACGTGGGCGTGCAGGCTAGTTGGGGATTCTAG
- the rplI gene encoding 50S ribosomal protein L9, producing the protein MEIILKANVPHLGKMLDVVKVKDGYARNYLFPRKLAVRATKEAKLQIETNRAALEAQFQKELAAAGDVAAKLSQISVNLERRVVEGDRLYGSVTAGDIADAITKAGVKVTRAQVELAEPIKQVGVFTVTIKVFGDVEAQVKVWVVAAK; encoded by the coding sequence ATGGAAATTATTCTTAAGGCCAACGTTCCTCACTTGGGCAAGATGCTCGACGTCGTGAAGGTTAAGGACGGTTACGCTCGTAACTACCTCTTCCCGCGCAAGCTCGCTGTCCGTGCAACCAAGGAAGCCAAGCTCCAGATTGAAACCAACCGCGCTGCTCTCGAAGCTCAGTTCCAGAAGGAACTCGCCGCCGCTGGTGACGTCGCTGCCAAGCTTTCTCAGATTTCTGTCAACCTCGAACGCCGCGTTGTCGAAGGCGATCGTCTCTACGGTTCTGTGACCGCTGGTGACATTGCCGACGCCATCACTAAGGCCGGTGTCAAGGTTACCCGTGCTCAGGTCGAACTTGCTGAACCTATCAAGCAGGTCGGCGTGTTCACCGTCACCATCAAGGTGTTCGGCGATGTCGAAGCACAGGTCAAGGTTTGGGTGGTCGCCGCGAAGTAA
- a CDS encoding septum formation initiator family protein: MHKRIYIFILAFLFFIGVLVLQLFFSKGNLFEQKKIEHLITEYEYKVDSLKGIIDDYKSEIERLQNDSLYKEEILRTKYGMSREGEKVFQMVK, encoded by the coding sequence ATGCACAAGAGAATCTACATCTTTATACTCGCCTTCCTGTTCTTCATAGGCGTTCTTGTGCTGCAGTTGTTCTTCAGCAAGGGCAACCTCTTCGAGCAAAAAAAGATCGAGCACCTGATAACGGAATACGAGTACAAGGTAGATTCGCTCAAGGGCATCATCGATGACTACAAGTCCGAAATTGAACGCCTCCAGAACGACTCGCTCTACAAGGAAGAAATACTCCGCACCAAGTACGGCATGAGCCGCGAAGGCGAGAAAGTTTTCCAGATGGTAAAGTAA